A region of Streptomyces sp. R44 DNA encodes the following proteins:
- a CDS encoding GTPase yields MTDGDSVDAPKNDGGLNAPVLALTARAEEVLNAHSRTRGLTASLPRADTSPLRIALTGPYSAGKSTLIAALLRLPSAAVGELVDAAPKTHEPTPYEWNGVTLVDLPGTLSGIDEHSDAARRGVRGADALVIVTTSELPGEAETRAILRTLDADGFADRSVVVVNKMNAENSDRDVILDEVRGRLGPFADRVPIVPADARDYVDAVNDPALSAAQRESLVAESGIDALTAELRRIIAPGVSGVRPKAQAFELLRVLTDAERQWVLNGEERGAAETAKQAEESISRAKERVLSALKRESEVVASRITTAGDRAAAGVSEKDGIVPGHVARAVQEELECASTEFDARFSTSVRTAFDALVAEYGTGVPEPESWVNGIEAPDPTIDASPGDASPLAQGAKEAAKKAAKAGAAKAHEWIGKVADGGSGPGSAASAVVEKLSKNRVGQKVLDAGGKVSDGVGKFKPWGKTKAAGKVAGAAGKVQWVLAVMGPLMDLASVAQDQSRWMAVNKLRKQIRNHFDEEAREQRTALTDAGERYLNEWIAEVERSLSGLMERGLKIKAEREAALTAIKGLRDEAEKLVGPTR; encoded by the coding sequence ATGACTGACGGTGATTCGGTTGACGCGCCCAAGAACGACGGGGGCCTGAACGCCCCCGTACTCGCGCTGACCGCACGGGCCGAAGAAGTCCTGAACGCTCACTCTCGCACTCGCGGCCTGACCGCGAGCCTGCCTCGCGCCGACACGAGCCCGCTGCGGATCGCGCTCACGGGTCCGTACAGCGCGGGGAAGTCCACGCTCATCGCGGCACTGCTCCGGCTCCCCTCGGCCGCTGTCGGCGAACTCGTCGACGCGGCACCCAAGACGCACGAGCCGACGCCGTACGAGTGGAACGGCGTGACGCTCGTCGACCTGCCAGGGACGCTGTCGGGTATCGATGAGCACTCCGACGCGGCACGGCGCGGCGTGCGTGGTGCGGACGCGCTGGTGATCGTGACGACGAGCGAACTGCCGGGCGAGGCGGAGACCAGGGCGATTCTGCGGACGCTCGACGCCGACGGGTTCGCCGACCGGAGTGTGGTCGTCGTCAACAAGATGAACGCCGAGAACAGTGATCGCGACGTCATCCTCGACGAGGTTCGCGGGCGACTGGGGCCCTTCGCCGACCGTGTCCCGATCGTCCCGGCCGACGCACGCGACTACGTCGACGCGGTCAATGACCCGGCTCTCTCGGCCGCTCAGCGTGAGTCGCTTGTCGCGGAGAGCGGTATCGACGCTCTGACGGCCGAGTTGCGGAGAATCATCGCGCCCGGTGTCAGCGGTGTCCGGCCCAAGGCGCAGGCCTTCGAACTCCTTCGAGTGCTGACGGACGCAGAGCGCCAGTGGGTGCTGAACGGTGAGGAACGCGGTGCCGCGGAGACCGCGAAGCAGGCCGAGGAGTCGATCTCCCGGGCGAAGGAGCGTGTGCTGAGCGCCCTGAAGAGGGAGAGCGAAGTCGTCGCCTCCAGGATCACGACAGCCGGAGACAGGGCCGCTGCCGGCGTCTCGGAGAAGGACGGCATTGTCCCCGGCCACGTCGCTCGTGCGGTTCAAGAGGAACTGGAGTGTGCGAGCACCGAGTTCGACGCGAGATTCTCCACGTCGGTGAGGACGGCGTTCGACGCGCTGGTCGCCGAGTACGGAACGGGTGTGCCCGAGCCCGAATCCTGGGTGAACGGCATCGAAGCACCCGATCCGACGATCGATGCGTCCCCGGGCGACGCGTCACCGCTGGCGCAGGGGGCCAAGGAAGCGGCGAAGAAGGCCGCGAAGGCGGGCGCCGCGAAGGCCCACGAGTGGATCGGGAAGGTCGCGGACGGTGGCAGCGGGCCGGGAAGCGCGGCCTCCGCCGTCGTGGAAAAGCTCAGCAAGAACCGGGTGGGCCAGAAGGTCCTCGACGCCGGCGGGAAAGTCTCCGACGGTGTGGGGAAGTTCAAACCGTGGGGCAAGACCAAGGCGGCCGGCAAGGTGGCCGGTGCGGCCGGCAAGGTGCAGTGGGTGCTGGCGGTCATGGGGCCGTTGATGGACCTGGCGAGCGTCGCGCAGGACCAGAGCAGGTGGATGGCGGTCAACAAGCTGCGGAAGCAGATAAGGAATCACTTCGACGAGGAGGCACGCGAACAGCGGACCGCTCTCACCGACGCCGGCGAGCGGTACCTGAACGAGTGGATCGCCGAAGTGGAACGATCGCTCAGCGGCCTCATGGAGCGGGGTTTGAAGATCAAGGCCGAGCGCGAAGCGGCCCTGACAGCGATCAAGGGCCTCCGAGACGAGGCCGAGAAGCTTGTCGGGCCGACCCGCTGA
- a CDS encoding GTPase has translation MRDRAGNERTSLRAEMMALLLEPLGMDAMAGPAALQRFAKDVEAVAQACGCVGLPPSGSTLPWVSDAVAACVEEHELVRLATAGGRTPASDGGRSLRELKRLEGLRTHLRALEGVPVEALRADAVAVAAAERLLSEVLEPCRRADQEWPEEIWRSIREVDMETALADLSRRRGGRKAAEARELVLRHSAAAARDLRNGELVPLLERVRDFVAAEESYEAVLSEWPQWWRWFAPDARSGFRSDRRDALLWAIEARDTGAVSGSTVDMLAEDSVRAVIEHGLATAPVAPAAPAAPATSSATRLTAGLLAVASRTDINELRAFESWYRKNVELFDHVAAAMDLWRTEPDLREALGALASRFASGVVDTSRSAYRDIQTALGEEAEARLPRTSYSAHAIENKDLVEVVSRIGALERELRDAVRVMPAARGRLRVAIAGRTKSGKTTLSKALTRDADRTGIGRGAHRTTRETSAFHVGSVTYLDTPGFAAKDDDLDATRARAACDSADAVIWNYADTLREEESAELQRLLLAGKPLLVVVNVKGRVVEPHRLQRFVENPEREFTSAAGHTARIEQVSGAVDVAPPVVLPVHSGAAHEALSTEDRALGDRALRASRLPELERSLTRLLAERAIPLRAVRLADGVRAPVAAFHDRLTEELLGIDLALGELERSTSSDRAALLEAFRTAGQDTRDRLEAERHRAKERSPDVVRDLGGVDDARRWSDFVTGLELEGLLSGLENEFELEARKRGMVLRAPVSTPERRGDAQPRVRPRPDLKEKAVSLGTAAAKGAATAFLSSVAVKGIPKKLAVPPPAATVVYAVEALAGAAKAWSGEVDRARRAKDWWTSATTTEAGACLDELFDGLAAWSARITDDAVAQVDALSEARSSDISGTRERFERLCRLRPAVRSALDAIDLVLARRLMALAGGDPAAIRLARRTPGVELRVWTDVSRVADVRACLRDQLVDVLLERIEIRTDSGCLGTSDGSEGNTDD, from the coding sequence ATGCGTGACAGGGCGGGGAACGAGAGGACGAGCCTCAGAGCCGAGATGATGGCCCTCCTGCTCGAACCGTTGGGGATGGACGCCATGGCCGGGCCGGCCGCACTCCAGAGATTCGCCAAGGACGTGGAAGCGGTCGCCCAGGCATGCGGGTGTGTCGGCCTGCCGCCTTCGGGAAGCACTCTTCCATGGGTGTCCGACGCGGTGGCGGCGTGCGTCGAGGAACACGAACTGGTCCGGCTGGCAACGGCTGGGGGCCGGACTCCGGCGTCGGACGGGGGCAGATCCCTCCGGGAACTGAAGCGGCTCGAAGGGCTGCGGACACACCTCCGGGCACTGGAAGGCGTGCCGGTGGAAGCGCTTCGGGCGGACGCCGTGGCGGTGGCGGCCGCGGAACGACTGCTGTCCGAAGTCCTTGAGCCGTGTCGGCGTGCGGACCAGGAATGGCCCGAGGAGATCTGGCGCTCGATCCGTGAGGTCGACATGGAAACCGCGCTGGCCGACCTGAGCCGTCGACGAGGAGGCCGGAAGGCGGCGGAGGCGCGCGAGCTTGTGCTCAGGCACAGTGCCGCGGCGGCCCGGGATCTGCGGAACGGGGAGCTGGTGCCGCTGCTGGAGAGGGTGCGGGACTTCGTTGCCGCGGAGGAGTCGTACGAGGCGGTCCTGTCCGAGTGGCCACAGTGGTGGCGCTGGTTCGCGCCGGACGCGCGGTCCGGGTTCAGATCGGATCGGCGTGACGCCCTGCTCTGGGCGATCGAGGCCCGTGACACCGGTGCCGTTTCCGGAAGCACGGTGGACATGCTCGCGGAGGACAGCGTGCGGGCGGTGATCGAGCACGGGCTCGCGACGGCGCCCGTGGCTCCGGCCGCTCCGGCCGCGCCCGCCACGAGCTCGGCCACGCGGCTCACGGCGGGGCTGCTGGCGGTCGCCTCCCGGACCGACATCAACGAGCTGCGGGCGTTCGAGTCCTGGTACAGGAAGAACGTCGAGTTGTTCGACCACGTGGCAGCGGCCATGGATCTATGGCGAACCGAACCGGATCTCCGCGAGGCCCTGGGGGCCCTGGCCAGCCGGTTCGCGTCCGGGGTGGTGGACACGAGCCGATCGGCCTACCGCGACATCCAGACCGCTCTCGGGGAGGAGGCCGAGGCTCGTCTTCCGCGAACGTCGTACTCCGCGCACGCGATCGAGAACAAGGACCTCGTCGAGGTCGTCAGCCGCATCGGGGCGCTTGAACGTGAACTGCGCGATGCCGTACGAGTCATGCCCGCGGCGAGAGGCAGGCTGCGGGTGGCCATCGCCGGAAGGACCAAGTCCGGGAAGACCACGCTCAGCAAGGCGCTGACCCGCGACGCGGACCGGACCGGGATCGGGCGAGGGGCGCACCGCACCACGCGGGAGACCTCTGCTTTCCACGTCGGCTCCGTGACGTACCTCGACACGCCCGGCTTCGCCGCGAAGGACGACGACCTCGACGCCACGCGCGCTCGGGCCGCGTGCGACAGCGCCGACGCGGTGATATGGAACTACGCCGACACGCTGCGCGAGGAGGAGTCCGCCGAGCTCCAGCGACTTCTCCTCGCGGGGAAACCTCTGCTCGTCGTGGTCAATGTGAAGGGACGGGTCGTCGAACCGCACCGCCTTCAGCGCTTCGTCGAGAATCCGGAACGGGAGTTCACGTCGGCGGCGGGTCACACCGCCCGGATCGAGCAGGTCTCCGGAGCGGTCGACGTCGCACCGCCCGTTGTCCTCCCGGTCCACTCCGGTGCCGCGCACGAAGCGTTGTCCACAGAGGATCGCGCGCTGGGAGACAGGGCCCTTCGGGCGAGCAGATTGCCCGAGCTGGAGCGGTCCCTCACCCGACTCCTGGCCGAGCGCGCGATTCCGCTTCGTGCGGTCCGGCTGGCCGATGGGGTACGGGCGCCGGTGGCGGCGTTCCACGACCGACTGACCGAGGAACTCCTCGGGATCGATCTCGCGCTTGGCGAGCTCGAACGCTCTACGTCGAGTGACCGGGCCGCGTTGCTCGAGGCTTTCCGGACAGCGGGCCAGGACACGCGCGACCGGCTCGAAGCCGAGCGTCACCGTGCCAAGGAGCGGTCGCCGGATGTGGTCCGGGACCTGGGTGGCGTGGATGATGCGCGGCGGTGGAGCGACTTCGTCACCGGTCTGGAGCTGGAAGGACTTCTCTCCGGTCTGGAGAACGAGTTCGAGCTGGAGGCGCGGAAACGGGGGATGGTTCTGCGCGCACCGGTGAGCACCCCGGAGCGCCGGGGCGACGCGCAGCCGCGTGTACGACCGCGTCCCGACCTGAAGGAGAAGGCCGTGAGCCTGGGTACGGCGGCTGCCAAGGGGGCGGCGACAGCTTTTCTGAGCTCCGTCGCCGTCAAGGGGATCCCCAAGAAGCTCGCCGTCCCCCCTCCCGCGGCGACGGTGGTCTACGCGGTGGAGGCCCTGGCCGGAGCGGCGAAAGCGTGGAGTGGCGAGGTCGACCGCGCCCGGCGGGCGAAGGACTGGTGGACCAGTGCGACCACGACCGAGGCCGGGGCATGCCTCGATGAACTGTTCGACGGGCTTGCGGCGTGGTCGGCTCGCATCACCGATGACGCGGTGGCTCAGGTCGACGCCCTGTCCGAGGCGCGGTCCTCGGACATCAGTGGCACGCGGGAGCGATTCGAGCGGCTGTGCCGACTGCGACCGGCCGTGCGGTCCGCCCTCGACGCGATCGACCTAGTCCTGGCGCGTCGGCTCATGGCTCTCGCGGGCGGGGACCCGGCGGCGATCCGACTGGCACGTCGGACTCCGGGAGTCGAGCTTCGTGTCTGGACCGACGTGTCCCGCGTCGCGGACGTGCGGGCGTGTCTGAGGGACCAGCTCGTGGATGTCCTCCTCGAACGGATCGAGATCCGCACGGATTCCGGATGCCTCGGCACCTCCGACGGGAGCGAAGGGAACACAGATGACTGA
- a CDS encoding SWIM zinc finger domain-containing protein has translation MGGLTEAKLRALAGERSFERGLPYVDEVSGVEFGDGWIRAWVRGTERYEVELLLGGRRKPAGTCDCPYGREGNFCKHLVALGLTLIAQEADLARRRKAARDRTRGLDAWLTGLSRGDLLALVREEVAEDRNLRRRLELRAASARGDVAGIRSRIRELLDSGPFAQYGYVEYADARAYADQARQAVDTIRSLTASGRAADAMTLAREAIGLLAAVVESVDDSDGRLGEIGAGLADAHHEACCAAGPDPEELAHWLVTRALDDAADLTDIDPLDYADLLGERGMAALRRYAIAAWQANRTGWAEKHLMQRLAKSGRDIDMVIAVHAADLAPNGHTHLLIARELDTAGRTAEALEWAERGIRETADLATVDTALIDHLADRYTRIGRPADALTLRRDRFAARRTLLAYQQLRAAAIAAACWPTEREKALALLRADAEPADTRGGRVLVDILLDDGDVEAAWRTAGEYGAHDGQWLTLADHSRPTRPADALAVYLRLATRLTHETGNRAYQQLVSLLLGIRDCHRRLGTPDDFTAYITDLRAAQKRKRNLMRLMDEYGL, from the coding sequence GTGGGCGGTCTTACGGAAGCGAAGCTGAGGGCGCTGGCCGGGGAGCGTTCGTTCGAGCGTGGACTTCCTTATGTCGACGAAGTATCCGGGGTCGAGTTCGGCGACGGCTGGATCAGGGCGTGGGTACGCGGCACGGAGCGGTACGAGGTGGAGCTGCTCCTGGGCGGGCGCAGGAAGCCGGCGGGCACGTGCGATTGCCCGTACGGACGGGAGGGCAACTTCTGCAAGCATCTGGTCGCGCTCGGCCTGACATTGATCGCTCAGGAGGCCGACCTGGCCCGCCGGCGGAAGGCAGCCCGGGACCGGACCCGTGGCCTCGACGCCTGGCTGACCGGCCTGTCGCGGGGCGACCTCCTTGCTCTTGTGCGGGAGGAGGTGGCCGAGGACCGGAACCTGCGGAGGCGTCTGGAACTGCGGGCGGCGAGCGCCCGCGGCGACGTGGCCGGGATCCGTTCCCGTATCCGCGAGTTGCTCGACAGCGGCCCTTTTGCCCAGTACGGCTACGTCGAGTACGCCGACGCTCGTGCCTACGCCGACCAGGCCCGGCAGGCGGTCGACACGATCCGGTCACTCACGGCTTCCGGCCGGGCGGCCGACGCGATGACTCTGGCCCGGGAGGCGATCGGTCTGCTGGCAGCTGTGGTCGAAAGCGTCGATGACTCCGACGGCCGGCTCGGGGAGATCGGTGCCGGCCTGGCCGACGCCCACCACGAGGCCTGCTGCGCGGCCGGCCCCGACCCGGAGGAACTCGCGCACTGGCTGGTGACGCGCGCTCTGGACGACGCGGCCGACCTGACGGACATCGATCCGCTCGACTACGCGGATCTGCTCGGCGAGCGGGGGATGGCCGCCCTGCGCCGGTACGCGATCGCGGCATGGCAGGCGAACCGTACCGGCTGGGCCGAGAAGCATCTGATGCAGCGCCTCGCGAAGTCGGGGCGGGACATCGACATGGTGATCGCCGTGCACGCCGCCGACCTCGCGCCGAACGGTCATACCCATCTGCTCATCGCCCGCGAGCTCGACACCGCCGGCCGTACCGCCGAAGCCCTGGAATGGGCCGAGCGCGGCATCCGGGAGACCGCGGACCTCGCCACCGTCGACACCGCCCTGATCGACCACCTCGCCGACCGCTACACCCGGATCGGCCGGCCCGCCGATGCTCTCACCCTGCGCCGGGACCGCTTCGCAGCCCGCCGCACCCTGCTCGCTTACCAGCAGCTGCGTGCCGCGGCCATCGCCGCCGCGTGCTGGCCGACCGAGCGCGAGAAGGCACTGGCGCTTCTCCGCGCCGATGCCGAGCCGGCGGACACGCGCGGTGGCCGGGTTCTCGTCGACATCCTGCTGGACGATGGGGACGTCGAAGCCGCCTGGCGGACAGCCGGCGAGTACGGCGCCCACGACGGCCAGTGGCTCACCCTTGCCGACCATTCCCGCCCGACCCGCCCTGCGGATGCCCTCGCCGTCTACCTCCGCCTGGCCACCCGCCTCACCCACGAGACGGGCAACCGCGCCTACCAACAGCTCGTCAGCCTGCTCCTGGGCATCCGCGACTGCCACCGCCGCCTCGGCACACCGGACGACTTCACCGCGTACATCACCGACCTGCGCGCCGCCCAGAAGCGCAAGCGGAACCTGATGCGGCTGATGGATGAATACGGGCTATGA
- a CDS encoding transposase family protein: protein MSTRRRLIYPAAPWVPHRHRDRLSLHTRGRRGLFGRLLWVSHAPPGSTHDLTAARAHGIVEALTEVGLKCCADKAYQGAGRPVRVPFRGCRPKRWQRRHNSTHAKIRCLGEQTMAHLRDGAPCESSSTNRITAIGQAVLVLHHTSA from the coding sequence TTGTCCACCCGTCGTCGGTTGATCTATCCAGCCGCGCCCTGGGTTCCGCATCGGCATCGCGACCGTCTATCGCTACATACGCGAGGCCGTCGAGGTCTCTTCGGGCGGCTGCTGTGGGTCTCGCACGCGCCGCCTGGATCCACCCACGACCTGACCGCCGCCCGCGCCCACGGCATCGTCGAAGCACTCACCGAGGTCGGCCTCAAGTGCTGCGCCGACAAGGCGTATCAGGGTGCCGGACGCCCCGTTCGGGTGCCCTTCCGAGGTTGTCGTCCCAAGCGGTGGCAGCGCCGGCACAACAGCACGCACGCCAAGATCCGCTGCCTGGGCGAGCAGACCATGGCACACCTAAGGGATGGCGCCCCTTGCGAAAGCTCCAGCACCAACCGCATCACCGCCATCGGCCAGGCCGTCCTCGTCCTTCATCACACGTCAGCGTGA
- a CDS encoding sensor histidine kinase, with protein sequence MTEYIQNPMLWALLVLVLAAIAVIVRQRKAARTLRQQIDGLRSHYSDLENHYTQSVEAAQEQAEEATKTVLKSAMRTLQGLAAEQQLVVSRLQSKYGESAMLQDLLEIDHTNSQFGRRAQSIAVLCDGWLGRHRDVASVYDVVRSAQGRIRHFRRVEILSRVDFGLTSRVVEPVALALAELLDNATSYSSPDTVVEINTRTVPKGVCIVVDDAGVGMSDEERVRAERLLSSNRVTGVSGLGNPPQFGFAVIGVLSERFGFEVSVDSSSPYGGVRAVVLLPHELLTSMPVQKSTAPPVITPGVPSPGGPEAVLTTSSTADGLPKRRRKRPMAIVPSSTPERAPSRSDAEAAAIMGAFQRGTESGRATFPEEPDRTSGTSRASSEGHEVS encoded by the coding sequence ATGACGGAATACATACAGAACCCGATGCTCTGGGCTCTGTTGGTCCTCGTTCTTGCCGCCATCGCCGTCATCGTCCGCCAGCGTAAGGCGGCCCGGACTTTGAGGCAGCAGATCGACGGGCTCCGGAGCCATTACTCCGACCTGGAGAACCACTACACGCAGTCTGTCGAGGCGGCGCAGGAACAGGCCGAGGAGGCGACGAAAACAGTCCTGAAGTCCGCGATGCGGACACTTCAGGGTCTCGCCGCCGAACAGCAGCTGGTCGTCTCACGGCTGCAGAGCAAGTACGGCGAGTCGGCCATGCTCCAGGACCTGCTCGAGATCGACCACACCAACTCGCAGTTCGGCCGGCGCGCGCAGTCCATCGCCGTGCTGTGTGACGGCTGGCTCGGTCGCCACCGTGACGTGGCGTCCGTGTACGACGTGGTCCGCAGTGCCCAGGGCCGGATCCGGCACTTCCGTCGCGTGGAGATCCTCTCGCGCGTCGACTTCGGCCTCACCAGCCGGGTCGTCGAACCGGTGGCGCTGGCGCTCGCCGAGCTCCTCGACAACGCCACCAGCTACTCCAGCCCGGACACCGTCGTCGAGATCAACACCCGCACCGTGCCCAAGGGCGTGTGCATCGTCGTCGACGACGCGGGCGTCGGCATGAGCGACGAGGAAAGGGTTCGCGCCGAGCGGCTGCTCTCCAGCAACCGCGTCACCGGCGTCTCCGGACTCGGCAACCCGCCGCAGTTCGGCTTCGCGGTGATCGGCGTGCTGTCCGAGCGCTTCGGCTTCGAGGTGTCCGTGGACTCGTCCTCGCCCTACGGCGGCGTCCGTGCGGTCGTCCTGCTGCCGCACGAGCTGCTCACCAGCATGCCGGTGCAGAAGTCCACGGCGCCGCCCGTGATCACTCCCGGCGTACCCAGCCCGGGTGGGCCCGAAGCAGTGCTCACGACGTCCTCGACCGCCGACGGCCTGCCCAAGCGGCGCCGCAAGCGGCCGATGGCCATCGTGCCCAGCAGTACGCCCGAGCGGGCTCCGAGCCGCTCCGACGCCGAAGCAGCGGCGATCATGGGTGCCTTCCAGCGAGGCACGGAGTCCGGCCGGGCCACCTTCCCGGAGGAGCCGGACCGCACGAGCGGTACATCTCGTGCAAGCAGCGAAGGACATGAGGTCTCGTGA
- a CDS encoding roadblock/LC7 domain-containing protein, translated as MNDDLSWMLDSALEIPGALHAVLISADGLLMARSNGYGKDNADRVAAAMSGVQSLSRSLGFFCEDPSARWRQTLVEFDGGWVFLISAGEGAYLGVSASPDVDMADITFRMQQLVGQLGKVLMTPPRENLGTHS; from the coding sequence GTGAACGACGATCTGTCATGGATGCTCGACAGCGCCCTGGAGATTCCCGGCGCGTTGCATGCGGTCCTGATATCCGCCGACGGCCTGTTGATGGCCAGGTCGAACGGCTACGGCAAGGACAACGCCGACCGTGTCGCGGCCGCGATGAGCGGTGTGCAGTCGCTGAGCCGCTCGCTCGGTTTCTTCTGCGAGGACCCGAGTGCGCGGTGGCGGCAGACCCTGGTCGAGTTCGACGGCGGCTGGGTCTTCCTGATCTCCGCCGGTGAGGGTGCCTACCTCGGCGTCTCCGCGTCCCCGGACGTCGACATGGCGGACATCACCTTCCGGATGCAGCAGCTCGTGGGCCAGCTCGGCAAGGTGCTCATGACGCCGCCGCGCGAGAACCTCGGCACGCACTCATGA
- a CDS encoding DUF742 domain-containing protein, with amino-acid sequence MTGREEWEPEAAELVRPYVITKGRGLPDEEQLSLITLVTVAPEEGQRPTRLSPEEQRLIDMCSAGYLSVAEIAGHTRLPLGVVKILLAALTEGGYLVTRSPVRRAALADREILEEVLNGLRAKFG; translated from the coding sequence ATGACGGGACGCGAGGAGTGGGAGCCGGAGGCCGCCGAGCTGGTTCGACCGTACGTCATCACCAAGGGACGCGGCCTGCCCGACGAGGAGCAGCTCTCCCTGATCACGCTGGTGACGGTGGCACCGGAGGAGGGCCAGCGGCCCACCCGGCTCTCCCCCGAGGAGCAGCGGCTGATCGACATGTGTTCCGCCGGATACCTGTCGGTCGCCGAGATCGCCGGCCACACCCGGCTGCCGCTCGGCGTGGTGAAGATCCTCCTCGCCGCCCTGACCGAGGGCGGCTACCTCGTCACCCGTTCGCCGGTACGCCGGGCGGCCCTCGCCGACCGGGAGATCCTGGAGGAGGTGCTGAATGGTCTCCGCGCCAAGTTTGGGTGA
- a CDS encoding ATP/GTP-binding protein, with amino-acid sequence MVSAPSLGEQDYVRDGASQIPVKILVVGHFAVGKTTFIGSISEIEPLTTEERMTQAAEHVDDLKGVRSKTTTTVAMDFGRLTISDRIVLYLFGTPGQQRFVQMWEDLARGALGALVLVDPERLADSFGVIDLIEQYGLEYAIAVNHFDGTPLRDEAALREALDLLDDTPVVTCDARDEKSSAGALTTLVRFLLDRTRQEQ; translated from the coding sequence ATGGTCTCCGCGCCAAGTTTGGGTGAGCAGGACTACGTGCGCGACGGCGCTTCGCAGATCCCGGTGAAGATCCTCGTCGTCGGGCACTTCGCGGTGGGCAAGACCACGTTCATCGGCTCGATCTCGGAGATCGAGCCGCTGACCACCGAGGAGCGGATGACGCAGGCCGCCGAGCACGTCGACGACCTCAAAGGCGTCCGGAGCAAGACCACCACCACGGTGGCCATGGACTTCGGTCGGCTGACCATCAGCGACCGCATCGTGCTGTACCTGTTCGGCACCCCCGGCCAACAGCGGTTCGTGCAGATGTGGGAGGACCTCGCGCGCGGGGCCCTCGGCGCACTGGTCCTCGTCGACCCCGAGCGGCTCGCGGACTCCTTCGGGGTCATCGACCTGATCGAGCAGTACGGGCTGGAATACGCCATCGCCGTCAACCACTTCGACGGCACGCCCTTGCGGGACGAAGCGGCGCTGCGCGAGGCGCTGGACCTGCTCGACGACACCCCCGTCGTCACCTGCGACGCGCGCGACGAGAAGTCGTCCGCCGGCGCACTCACCACCCTGGTCCGCTTCTTGCTGGACCGCACCCGACAGGAGCAGTAG
- a CDS encoding cytochrome P450: MDTQTPAPVPPPGCPAHASGARIPLHGPEFAADPQAYYAYMRHYGPTAPVELAPGVDATLVTDYTTALQLLQDSASFRKDARLWRDFNEGRVPRDSPVVPLLAYRQNCMFSDGGEHLRLRQAITDSMARIDSQRLARNTERISDYLISQFGSRGSADLLGDYAKQLPLFVFNELFGCPAGIGDRVLFGITGMFDGVNAEKATAVLFGAVQELVTLKRSRPGDDVTSWLMQHHAKLSDEEMVHQLALLLGAGAEPLRNLLGNTLHRLLTDDRYADGGGLIDEALDDTLWDNPPISNYAPHYPARDMEFAGEKVQAGDLMLVSFAAANSSPALAAARTAGSNRSHLAWSAGLHGCPSKEPARHITVTAIEHLLNRLPDVELAVPEDSLIWRPGPFNRALAALPAKFTPVPSSGHGGTRPGAGVTASGAQFGDRPVGEDRGERKGRWSQFLAWLTS; the protein is encoded by the coding sequence ATGGACACCCAGACCCCCGCCCCGGTGCCCCCACCCGGCTGCCCCGCCCACGCCTCGGGAGCCCGGATCCCGCTGCACGGACCGGAGTTCGCCGCGGACCCGCAGGCGTACTACGCGTACATGCGCCACTACGGGCCCACCGCGCCCGTGGAGCTCGCCCCCGGAGTGGACGCCACCCTCGTCACCGACTACACCACAGCGCTCCAGCTGCTCCAGGACTCCGCGTCCTTCCGCAAGGACGCGCGTCTGTGGCGGGACTTCAACGAGGGCCGGGTCCCGCGGGACAGCCCCGTCGTGCCCCTCCTCGCCTACCGGCAGAACTGCATGTTCAGCGACGGCGGCGAGCACCTGCGGCTGCGCCAGGCGATCACGGACAGCATGGCCCGGATCGACTCGCAGCGGCTGGCCCGGAATACCGAGCGGATCTCGGACTACCTGATCTCCCAGTTCGGTTCCCGCGGGTCGGCCGACCTGCTCGGCGACTACGCCAAGCAGCTCCCGCTGTTCGTCTTCAACGAACTCTTCGGCTGCCCGGCCGGCATCGGCGACCGGGTGCTCTTCGGCATCACGGGGATGTTCGACGGGGTGAACGCCGAGAAGGCGACCGCCGTGCTGTTCGGGGCCGTGCAGGAACTGGTCACGCTCAAGCGGAGCCGACCGGGCGACGACGTCACGTCCTGGCTGATGCAGCACCACGCCAAGCTGAGCGACGAGGAGATGGTCCACCAGCTGGCCCTGCTCCTCGGCGCGGGCGCCGAACCGCTGCGCAACCTCCTCGGCAACACCCTGCACCGGCTGCTCACCGACGACCGCTACGCCGACGGCGGCGGTCTGATCGACGAGGCGCTCGACGACACGCTGTGGGACAACCCACCGATATCGAACTACGCGCCCCACTACCCGGCCAGGGACATGGAGTTCGCGGGCGAGAAGGTACAGGCCGGGGACCTGATGCTGGTGAGCTTCGCCGCCGCCAACTCAAGCCCCGCCCTGGCTGCCGCCCGTACCGCCGGCAGCAACCGGTCCCACCTGGCGTGGAGCGCGGGCCTGCACGGCTGCCCTTCCAAGGAGCCGGCCCGGCACATCACCGTCACGGCCATCGAGCACCTGCTCAACCGGCTGCCGGACGTCGAACTCGCCGTACCGGAGGACAGCCTGATCTGGCGTCCCGGCCCCTTCAACCGGGCTCTGGCCGCGCTGCCGGCCAAGTTCACCCCCGTCCCGTCATCGGGACACGGCGGCACACGGCCCGGCGCGGGTGTCACCGCGTCCGGTGCGCAGTTCGGCGACCGGCCCGTCGGGGAGGACAGGGGAGAACGGAAGGGCCGCTGGAGCCAGTTCCTGGCCTGGCTCACCAGCTGA